The following are encoded together in the Desulfococcus multivorans genome:
- a CDS encoding TIGR02757 family protein: protein MSVNTGAEDADDIQNMSVNPENSELSTKLEALYRSINRRNFVHPDPLEFLYRYESLRDREIVGIVAASLAYGRVTQILNSVGKILSVMGPSPATFLEKADTGTLDHRFRGFKHRFAGGAHIRDLLMGVKAMIRHDGSLRQSFMKHFNASDPSVAPALDGFCRELCAMGDPGHLVPLPGRGSACKRINLFLRWMVRTDDVDPGGWAGIPPSSLIVPLDVHMHRIALHLGLTQRKSCSMATALEVTAGFARYAPADPVRYDFALTRLGIRDDLSITDFGL, encoded by the coding sequence ATGTCCGTAAATACTGGGGCTGAGGACGCGGATGACATCCAGAACATGAGCGTGAATCCTGAAAACTCAGAACTTTCCACAAAGCTGGAAGCACTCTACCGGTCCATTAACCGACGCAATTTCGTTCATCCCGATCCATTGGAGTTCCTGTACCGATATGAATCCCTCCGCGACCGCGAAATCGTCGGGATCGTCGCCGCGTCCCTTGCCTATGGACGCGTCACCCAGATCCTGAACAGCGTCGGGAAGATCCTCTCGGTTATGGGGCCTTCGCCGGCGACGTTTCTGGAAAAAGCCGACACCGGAACCCTCGACCACCGATTCAGGGGATTCAAACATCGCTTTGCAGGAGGTGCCCATATCCGGGATCTGCTCATGGGTGTCAAGGCGATGATCCGCCATGACGGATCTCTGCGGCAATCCTTCATGAAACATTTTAACGCCTCGGACCCATCCGTGGCTCCTGCGTTGGACGGATTCTGTCGCGAGCTTTGCGCCATGGGGGATCCCGGTCATCTCGTGCCGCTTCCCGGCAGAGGGAGCGCCTGTAAACGCATCAACCTTTTTTTGAGATGGATGGTCCGGACGGATGACGTCGATCCGGGTGGATGGGCAGGAATTCCCCCTTCCAGCCTCATCGTTCCTCTGGATGTCCACATGCACCGCATTGCCCTTCATCTCGGACTCACGCAGCGGAAGTCCTGCAGCATGGCCACCGCTCTGGAGGTTACCGCGGGATTTGCACGGTATGCACCGGCGGATCCGGTTCGCTACGATTTCGCGCTCACCCGATTGGGAATCCGAGACGATTTGTCGATAACGGATTTTGGCCTGTGA
- a CDS encoding 4Fe-4S binding protein — translation MRPSLQRILQTLSFLLFAALITLAAFPMVSPLPVDTFLRMDPVVALASCLSARTLIVVLWPAAAFLLTALVLGRVFCGYVCPLGALIDASDGLIRHGRERRPGGETERFVAWGRLKYLLLFSISGAAVAGVSPAVLASPIVLVTRFFGLLIYPAAALICSAALTLVRPAADALGLSGLAYLQIDIPRYAFQWFTLTTVGGILAAGWLAPRFWCRYVCPAGAAFALFSAKPLMRRNVSDACVACGGCRKACPMAAIPSNPFETAFMACITCRACERMCPTGAISFAAGGPASTTPPALPKRREMLLAGLAGVGTAMVVLTGLGYRRNEIVPGRIHPADLIRPPGAVPENDFLARCVRCGVCMKACPTNTLQPMGMGAGLESFFTPRVTPRRGACEPLCNVCGHVCPTGAIRALSPEEKIWAKIGTAQILRQKCLAWEFDRGCLVCDEVCPYDAISLRTVPEASVSVPFVDESRCSGCGFCEHYCPVQARPAVIVEPMEAMRLSVGSFRERGRAAGLDLAIGRHRTPERTPTVKGDASDGLPPGFTD, via the coding sequence ATGAGACCGTCTTTACAGAGAATCCTGCAAACGCTCAGCTTTCTCCTGTTTGCAGCTCTGATCACCCTGGCCGCTTTTCCGATGGTTTCCCCGCTGCCGGTGGACACTTTTCTGCGGATGGACCCCGTGGTTGCCCTCGCAAGCTGTCTGAGTGCGCGGACACTGATCGTCGTCCTGTGGCCGGCCGCGGCCTTCCTGTTGACGGCTCTGGTGCTTGGGCGTGTTTTCTGCGGCTATGTATGTCCGCTGGGCGCCCTCATCGATGCCTCGGATGGGCTCATTCGTCACGGCCGGGAACGCCGTCCCGGTGGGGAAACGGAACGGTTTGTCGCCTGGGGGCGGCTCAAATACCTGCTCCTCTTCTCGATCTCCGGCGCCGCTGTTGCGGGGGTGTCGCCGGCCGTCCTTGCTTCGCCAATTGTCCTCGTAACGCGCTTTTTCGGGCTGCTGATCTATCCGGCGGCCGCCTTGATCTGCAGTGCCGCGCTGACGCTCGTACGCCCTGCAGCCGATGCGCTGGGGTTGAGCGGCCTCGCTTATCTGCAGATCGACATTCCCCGATATGCATTCCAATGGTTTACGCTGACGACGGTGGGCGGGATCCTTGCCGCAGGGTGGCTGGCCCCGAGATTCTGGTGCCGGTATGTCTGTCCTGCAGGCGCCGCTTTCGCACTCTTTTCCGCGAAGCCGCTGATGCGGCGAAACGTCTCCGACGCCTGCGTGGCATGTGGCGGGTGCCGCAAGGCCTGCCCAATGGCGGCGATTCCTTCGAACCCCTTCGAGACGGCGTTCATGGCGTGTATCACCTGCCGTGCCTGTGAGCGGATGTGCCCGACCGGGGCGATTTCTTTCGCTGCGGGCGGGCCTGCATCGACGACGCCCCCCGCGCTTCCGAAACGCCGGGAGATGCTGCTGGCGGGTCTCGCCGGCGTCGGCACGGCGATGGTGGTCCTGACGGGATTGGGATATCGGCGAAACGAGATTGTCCCAGGCCGGATCCATCCCGCAGACCTGATCCGGCCGCCGGGGGCCGTTCCTGAAAACGATTTTCTTGCCCGCTGCGTTCGGTGCGGGGTCTGCATGAAGGCCTGCCCCACCAACACCCTTCAACCCATGGGGATGGGTGCCGGGCTTGAGTCTTTTTTTACCCCGCGGGTCACGCCTCGCCGGGGCGCCTGCGAACCCCTCTGCAACGTCTGCGGCCATGTCTGTCCCACCGGCGCCATACGGGCCCTGTCGCCGGAGGAGAAAATCTGGGCCAAGATCGGTACGGCCCAGATCCTGCGGCAGAAATGTCTGGCATGGGAATTCGACCGTGGATGCCTGGTCTGCGACGAGGTCTGTCCCTATGACGCCATCTCCCTCAGAACGGTTCCCGAGGCATCGGTTTCCGTGCCCTTTGTGGATGAATCCCGGTGCAGCGGATGCGGGTTCTGCGAACATTACTGCCCCGTTCAGGCCAGGCCTGCCGTCATCGTCGAACCCATGGAGGCGATGCGTCTTTCAGTGGGATCCTTCCGTGAACGGGGACGCGCGGCCGGGCTCGATCTCGCTATTGGCCGGCATCGGACGCCGGAAAGGACGCCGACCGTCAAAGGGGATGCTTCGGACGGCCTTCCGCCCGGATTCACCGATTAG
- a CDS encoding DUF2156 domain-containing protein yields MTLAFEPISLEKQQPYRERLKNSLWEASDYSFINLWGWAREYGLEWAWDDDLVWIRQSWPTELFWAPVGKWEQADWADRLRDRFSENSIVMRVPEPLIRHWKHALKDRIAVTATEEHWDYLYSVQDLIELKGNRYHKKKNLLNQFLRKYDHAYQTLTPDLIHHALEMQEDWCVWRDCESDETLASENRAISRVMAYWDDLDGIFGGAVMVEDEMAAFTVAEQMNDETVLIHFEKGIAEYKGIYQAVNQMFLAHNPHLQRVNREQDMGEEGLRKSKRSYHPVDFVRKYKVTFA; encoded by the coding sequence ATGACATTGGCGTTTGAGCCCATCTCCCTGGAGAAACAGCAGCCGTACCGTGAACGTCTGAAGAATTCCCTGTGGGAGGCTTCGGATTACAGCTTCATCAACCTGTGGGGGTGGGCGCGGGAATACGGACTTGAGTGGGCATGGGACGACGATCTGGTCTGGATTCGTCAGTCATGGCCCACCGAATTGTTCTGGGCTCCCGTCGGAAAGTGGGAACAGGCGGACTGGGCCGATCGTCTCAGGGATCGATTTTCGGAAAATTCGATCGTCATGCGGGTTCCCGAACCCCTGATCCGGCACTGGAAACACGCTTTGAAGGACCGTATCGCCGTCACGGCCACGGAAGAACACTGGGACTATCTCTATTCGGTTCAGGATCTCATCGAGCTCAAGGGAAATCGATATCACAAGAAGAAAAATCTGTTGAACCAGTTCCTGCGAAAGTACGACCACGCTTATCAGACGCTGACCCCCGATCTCATCCATCACGCCCTGGAGATGCAGGAAGACTGGTGCGTATGGCGGGACTGCGAATCCGACGAGACTCTCGCCTCGGAAAATCGTGCCATTTCGCGCGTTATGGCCTACTGGGACGATCTTGACGGGATTTTCGGCGGCGCCGTTATGGTAGAGGATGAAATGGCCGCCTTCACCGTGGCGGAACAGATGAACGACGAGACCGTTCTGATCCACTTCGAGAAGGGGATTGCCGAGTACAAGGGCATCTACCAGGCCGTCAACCAGATGTTTCTCGCCCACAACCCTCACCTCCAGCGGGTGAACCGTGAACAGGATATGGGTGAGGAAGGACTCAGAAAATCCAAACGGTCCTACCATCCGGTCGATTTCGTGCGAAAATACAAGGTAACCTTCGCTTGA
- the porA gene encoding pyruvate flavodoxin/ferredoxin oxidoreductase, with amino-acid sequence MKEVVEGSHAVSEAVRLARVQVMSAYPITPQTHIVEALSEYCAQGRMAGRFICVESEHSAMAAVIGAASGGARTFTATSSHGLALMHELLHWASAARLPIVMAEVNRALGPGWNIWMDQTDSLAQRDTGWIQLYCEDGQEALDTTLLAFRLAESADLPVMVVLDAFFLSHTYEPVDIPDQATADRFLPAYRPRIQLDTREPCALSQMAPPGCYMEMRYDIQAGMRRVPDLYTTAENDFEDIFGRRYGMLEAYRCEDAEIILAMAGTAVSTSRQVVDDLRDRGEKVGLLKIRMFRPFPTDLLRRLVGNAQKIAVLDRNFCFGLGGIFAQEIRAALYHGERQPSVFSYISGLGGRDVTPEIIEEIYRRSKSADHPEIESVWVGLDPGICPV; translated from the coding sequence ATGAAAGAAGTGGTGGAAGGCAGCCATGCCGTTTCCGAAGCGGTCCGATTGGCGAGAGTTCAGGTGATGTCGGCCTATCCCATCACCCCCCAGACCCATATCGTGGAGGCCCTGTCGGAATACTGCGCCCAGGGCCGGATGGCGGGCCGGTTCATCTGCGTGGAAAGCGAGCATTCAGCCATGGCGGCGGTCATCGGGGCCGCCAGCGGCGGCGCCCGGACCTTCACGGCCACCTCATCCCACGGCCTGGCGCTGATGCATGAACTGCTCCATTGGGCCTCGGCCGCCCGTCTCCCCATCGTCATGGCCGAGGTCAACCGGGCGTTGGGGCCGGGATGGAACATCTGGATGGACCAGACCGACAGTTTGGCCCAGCGGGATACCGGGTGGATTCAGCTGTATTGCGAAGACGGTCAGGAGGCACTGGACACGACCCTCCTCGCCTTCCGTCTGGCCGAATCCGCCGACCTTCCGGTCATGGTGGTGTTGGACGCATTCTTCCTCTCCCACACCTACGAGCCGGTGGACATCCCCGATCAGGCGACGGCGGACCGATTCCTGCCGGCATACCGCCCCAGGATTCAACTCGACACCCGGGAGCCTTGCGCCCTCAGCCAGATGGCCCCTCCCGGATGTTACATGGAGATGCGATACGACATTCAGGCGGGCATGCGACGGGTACCCGACCTTTACACGACGGCCGAAAACGATTTCGAAGATATTTTCGGCAGACGCTACGGCATGCTCGAGGCCTATCGATGCGAGGACGCGGAGATCATCCTGGCAATGGCCGGAACGGCCGTCAGCACCAGCCGCCAGGTGGTGGACGATCTGAGGGATCGCGGCGAAAAGGTCGGTCTCCTGAAAATCCGGATGTTTCGACCTTTCCCGACGGATCTTCTGAGGCGTCTGGTCGGCAACGCACAAAAAATCGCCGTGCTCGACCGGAATTTCTGTTTCGGCCTGGGCGGCATCTTCGCCCAGGAAATAAGGGCCGCTCTCTATCACGGCGAACGGCAGCCGTCGGTTTTCAGCTACATTTCCGGTCTGGGTGGTCGGGACGTCACACCCGAGATCATCGAGGAGATTTACCGTCGTTCCAAATCGGCGGATCATCCGGAGATTGAAAGCGTCTGGGTCGGGCTGGACCCCGGGATATGCCCGGTGTGA
- a CDS encoding DUF362 domain-containing protein, with the protein MNAHRFFQTFISEKIDRRSFIRQQFHLAMLLAGGMVLPRSISGAGAPDIAVARGAPGAAARKAVALLGGIDKFVKPGQKVVIKPNMSFAHDPERGTNTHPEIVRELVAMCKAAGAGRVRVLDHPLRKQELCIEGIKKACAVFDEEMVYGLTNSEFFAKVPIPRGVEMKETDVVRDVLESDVLIAAPVAKSHGSAGVSLSMKGMMGLIWDRWVMHVRHDLHSSIVDLAGLLKPGLVVVDATRVLSTDGPAGPGKVLRMDTVIASADMVAADAQTVRMFEWYGRRFEPRQVKHIRIAHERGLGRMDVENLIVAEAEA; encoded by the coding sequence ATGAATGCACACCGGTTTTTCCAGACGTTTATATCCGAAAAGATCGACCGAAGGTCCTTCATCCGTCAGCAGTTCCACCTCGCCATGCTCCTTGCCGGCGGAATGGTTCTTCCCCGATCGATCTCGGGCGCCGGGGCGCCTGATATCGCCGTTGCCAGGGGTGCCCCGGGAGCGGCCGCCCGAAAAGCCGTCGCACTGCTTGGCGGCATCGACAAATTTGTAAAACCCGGTCAGAAGGTGGTCATCAAACCCAATATGAGCTTCGCCCACGATCCGGAGCGGGGAACCAACACCCATCCCGAAATCGTCAGAGAACTGGTGGCCATGTGTAAGGCGGCCGGCGCCGGGAGGGTGAGGGTGCTGGACCACCCGCTGCGGAAGCAGGAGCTTTGTATCGAAGGGATCAAAAAAGCCTGTGCCGTTTTCGATGAGGAGATGGTCTATGGTCTGACCAACAGCGAATTTTTTGCAAAGGTGCCGATTCCCCGCGGGGTCGAGATGAAAGAAACCGATGTCGTGCGGGATGTTCTGGAGTCGGACGTTCTCATCGCGGCGCCGGTGGCCAAGTCCCACGGCAGTGCGGGGGTCAGCCTCTCCATGAAGGGCATGATGGGATTGATATGGGATCGCTGGGTCATGCATGTCCGCCATGATCTCCACTCATCCATCGTCGACCTGGCCGGCCTTCTGAAACCCGGTCTGGTGGTGGTGGACGCCACGCGGGTGCTTTCCACGGACGGACCTGCGGGCCCTGGGAAGGTGCTCAGAATGGATACGGTGATCGCATCGGCGGACATGGTGGCTGCCGACGCCCAGACCGTTCGCATGTTCGAATGGTACGGCCGCCGGTTCGAACCCCGCCAGGTCAAGCATATCCGCATCGCCCATGAACGGGGTCTGGGCCGCATGGACGTGGAAAACCTGATCGTTGCGGAAGCGGAAGCCTGA
- a CDS encoding DUF4203 domain-containing protein produces MVNIPGTVVGIMILFIGRKLFWLFVGSLGLMAGLTYTERFLGPQEEYVILGIAVLIGLLFAVSAFLLKKIAVGVAGFMVGAYVTFYFLKVFGYHETQFVWLICLLGGIVGIALMAFLFDWAIIFLSSVFGAVLVIQSIALEPHITPWAFFGMVILGCAAQAKIMYSEPGMRGRR; encoded by the coding sequence ATGGTCAATATTCCGGGAACCGTCGTCGGTATTATGATTCTCTTTATCGGACGAAAGCTTTTCTGGCTCTTCGTGGGCAGCCTTGGGCTCATGGCTGGACTGACCTATACCGAAAGGTTTTTAGGGCCCCAGGAGGAGTACGTCATCCTGGGCATTGCCGTATTGATCGGCCTCCTTTTTGCCGTGTCCGCTTTCCTCCTGAAGAAGATCGCCGTCGGTGTGGCGGGCTTTATGGTCGGCGCCTACGTCACGTTCTATTTCCTCAAGGTGTTCGGTTATCACGAAACCCAGTTCGTCTGGCTGATATGCCTCCTTGGAGGGATCGTGGGAATCGCTCTCATGGCCTTTCTGTTTGATTGGGCCATTATATTTCTGTCTTCCGTTTTCGGAGCGGTTCTGGTGATTCAGTCCATCGCTCTCGAGCCCCACATCACCCCGTGGGCGTTTTTCGGCATGGTCATCCTCGGCTGCGCCGCTCAAGCGAAAATCATGTATTCGGAGCCGGGGATGCGGGGGCGTCGGTGA
- a CDS encoding FAD-dependent oxidoreductase has protein sequence MTYDPEIMKETPMRISRSNISTEINKTGSWRFVRPGYDEKTAPCSSACPVGEDIARIEMLVGQGMFPAAWETILRENPFPAVCGRVCFHPCERVCNRGRMDSPVGIHHLERFVGDLAIENAYAVPHPFYGDEAEADRRAIHGKKIAIAGAGPAGLSAAYFLTRLGHACDVFDADSEPGGVLRWGIPWYRLPEDALKAEISRIVDMGVNIYCRKPVTAEFLAGAAASYDAVFLGCGHGHSLQMGIPGGEKVQDGLRYLHDIRRGENTCSGGTAAVIGGGNTAVDVAQSLIRLGVDTVIVYRRRRRDMPAFDHEIRMALAEGIRLMELAAPVRIDNDGDRLTLTLQEMRITDMETAGGRCRVVPDGERTRILKVDQVYSAIGAEPSESWYRPPEQRPDVLRMSHCTLWAHPASGLPLVFGGDLTAPVRSVTDAVASGKQAAMMLDTLFREGKAGIPERIAQCRVGDGPALSMEIYLSGSRKSRNPAIVPYTAINTDYFTPADRAVPPTLSPLERRTAFEEVEGGYSPETAVREATRCFNCGICNDCDNCRLYCPEVAIYMDGTRCINLDYCKGCGICVVECPRNAMTLEEEQS, from the coding sequence ATGACGTATGATCCGGAAATCATGAAAGAGACGCCGATGCGGATATCGCGATCGAACATCTCTACCGAGATCAACAAGACCGGATCCTGGCGCTTCGTACGGCCGGGCTATGACGAAAAAACCGCTCCATGCAGCAGTGCCTGCCCTGTCGGAGAAGACATCGCCCGCATCGAGATGCTGGTGGGTCAAGGCATGTTTCCGGCCGCATGGGAGACGATCCTGAGAGAAAACCCCTTTCCGGCCGTCTGCGGACGGGTCTGTTTTCACCCCTGCGAGAGGGTCTGCAATCGCGGGCGGATGGACAGCCCCGTCGGCATCCATCACCTGGAACGGTTCGTCGGAGACCTGGCCATTGAAAATGCCTATGCCGTTCCCCACCCGTTTTATGGAGACGAGGCCGAAGCCGACCGGCGGGCAATCCATGGGAAAAAAATCGCCATCGCCGGCGCCGGGCCGGCGGGACTCTCCGCCGCCTATTTCCTGACCCGCCTGGGACATGCCTGCGATGTTTTTGACGCGGACAGCGAGCCCGGCGGCGTGCTGCGGTGGGGCATCCCCTGGTATCGGCTGCCCGAGGACGCCCTCAAGGCCGAAATCTCCCGAATCGTCGACATGGGGGTCAACATCTACTGCAGGAAGCCGGTGACCGCTGAATTCCTCGCGGGAGCGGCGGCATCCTACGACGCCGTCTTTTTGGGGTGCGGCCACGGACATTCCCTTCAGATGGGCATTCCCGGCGGGGAAAAGGTTCAGGACGGACTCCGATACCTCCACGACATCCGCCGCGGCGAAAACACCTGCAGCGGTGGAACCGCGGCCGTCATCGGCGGCGGCAATACGGCCGTCGACGTGGCGCAATCTCTCATTCGCCTGGGAGTGGATACCGTTATCGTCTACCGCAGACGGCGCCGGGACATGCCCGCCTTCGACCATGAAATCAGGATGGCGCTGGCCGAAGGCATCCGGCTTATGGAGCTTGCGGCGCCGGTTCGAATCGACAACGACGGCGACCGGTTGACCCTCACCCTTCAAGAGATGCGGATCACCGACATGGAAACCGCCGGAGGTCGCTGCCGCGTGGTGCCTGACGGTGAACGAACCCGCATTCTCAAGGTCGACCAGGTCTATTCGGCCATCGGTGCCGAGCCCTCGGAAAGCTGGTACCGTCCTCCCGAACAGCGGCCGGATGTGCTCAGGATGAGCCACTGCACCCTGTGGGCGCATCCCGCGTCCGGGCTGCCCCTGGTTTTCGGTGGAGACCTGACGGCCCCGGTCAGGAGCGTCACCGACGCCGTGGCATCCGGGAAACAGGCCGCCATGATGCTCGACACCCTCTTCCGGGAAGGGAAGGCGGGGATCCCGGAACGGATCGCTCAATGCCGTGTCGGCGACGGGCCGGCCCTCTCCATGGAGATCTACCTTTCCGGAAGCCGTAAATCCCGGAATCCCGCCATCGTTCCCTACACCGCCATCAACACCGATTACTTTACGCCGGCCGACCGCGCCGTGCCGCCAACCCTTTCCCCATTGGAACGACGAACCGCCTTTGAGGAGGTCGAAGGCGGTTACAGCCCGGAGACAGCCGTCAGGGAGGCGACGAGATGCTTCAATTGCGGCATCTGCAACGACTGTGACAACTGTCGCCTTTATTGCCCGGAAGTGGCGATTTATATGGACGGCACCCGGTGCATCAACCTGGATTACTGCAAGGGCTGCGGCATCTGCGTGGTGGAATGCCCCAGGAACGCCATGACCCTTGAGGAGGAGCAGTCATGA
- a CDS encoding M20 metallopeptidase family protein — protein sequence MNRFLTDAKIIQAELGEIRRDLHRHPETGMTETRTARIVADYLKGLGLSVREGVGGTGVVGLLYGQRKTRTVAFRADMDALPMTDRTAGEHRSRIDGKAHACGHDGHTAMLLGAAALLRRGAETLEGNVKFIFQPSEERLPGGALPMIRDGVLDTPRVDGLFTCHVHPGVPQGSVMVTPGYCTVSSAGFTLEVIGKGGHVALPHQAVDPIVMAADCINAAQTIISRRTDPLDSIILAFGTIHGGTANNIIPDTVTLEGTIRALSPKQRDRVVAMFRETVEATARKHGGDFRLDVRMEYPSVYNALGMVSILREAAAKVVGASRVICTERPFMGGEDVAYFHERIPGAFWFMGTGNPDMGFDHPLHSPLFDFDETVLSLGAAIHAQCAADFLSATVVPRVPGAETRRQGCEASRNRP from the coding sequence ATGAATCGGTTTTTGACGGATGCAAAGATTATCCAGGCAGAGCTCGGCGAGATCCGAAGGGATCTCCATCGGCACCCTGAAACCGGGATGACCGAAACGCGGACGGCCCGGATTGTCGCCGATTATCTGAAGGGGTTGGGTCTTTCGGTTCGGGAAGGGGTCGGCGGCACCGGAGTGGTGGGCTTGCTGTATGGGCAAAGAAAGACCCGAACGGTCGCCTTTCGAGCGGATATGGACGCCCTGCCGATGACGGATCGCACAGCGGGCGAACATCGCTCGCGCATCGACGGCAAAGCCCATGCCTGCGGCCATGACGGCCATACCGCCATGTTGCTGGGAGCGGCGGCGCTCCTCCGCCGTGGTGCCGAAACCCTCGAGGGCAACGTCAAATTCATCTTCCAGCCCAGCGAAGAGCGGTTGCCCGGCGGGGCGCTGCCCATGATCCGCGACGGTGTTCTCGACACCCCCCGGGTGGACGGGCTTTTCACCTGTCACGTCCATCCCGGTGTCCCCCAGGGGTCTGTGATGGTGACGCCAGGGTATTGCACGGTGTCATCGGCGGGGTTCACCCTCGAGGTGATCGGAAAGGGCGGGCATGTGGCTCTTCCCCATCAGGCGGTGGACCCCATCGTCATGGCCGCGGATTGTATCAATGCCGCCCAGACCATCATATCCCGGAGAACCGACCCGCTGGATTCGATTATCCTCGCATTCGGGACGATCCACGGCGGGACCGCCAACAACATCATCCCGGACACCGTGACGCTTGAAGGCACCATCCGGGCTTTGAGCCCGAAGCAGCGGGATCGTGTCGTTGCCATGTTCCGGGAGACCGTCGAAGCGACCGCCCGAAAGCACGGCGGGGATTTCCGTCTCGATGTCAGGATGGAGTATCCGTCCGTTTACAACGCCCTCGGCATGGTCTCCATTCTTCGGGAGGCGGCTGCAAAGGTCGTGGGGGCATCCCGGGTGATCTGTACCGAGCGGCCGTTCATGGGGGGCGAGGATGTCGCCTATTTTCACGAGCGGATTCCGGGCGCCTTCTGGTTCATGGGGACGGGTAACCCGGACATGGGTTTCGATCACCCCCTTCACAGTCCTCTGTTCGATTTCGACGAGACAGTGCTTTCCCTGGGGGCGGCCATCCATGCCCAATGTGCGGCGGACTTCCTGTCGGCGACCGTCGTGCCCCGGGTTCCGGGCGCGGAGACCCGCCGGCAGGGGTGCGAGGCATCCCGGAACCGGCCATGA
- a CDS encoding thiamine pyrophosphate-dependent enzyme — MIRSPLPQTDYMTSGHVGCPGCGATVAMKFALRALGEKTMMVIPACCWAIIAGSHPQSSLKVPILHTAFATAGAAASGLRAALDMKGDTDTVVVAWAGDGGTFDIGFQALSGAVERNEDFIYVCYDNEAYMNTGVQRSSSTPFGTRTTTTPGSNWKQTRKKNIVEALAAHRIPYAATASIAFPEDMIRKFQRARMLKGGSRFIHVFATCPTGWRVPTDQCIKIARLAVQTRIFPLYEVTDGIHYTLNQDASPRPVRDYLQVQGRFSHLSEVDYDTIQGMVDEDWMLLKRKVGPWPSETDI; from the coding sequence ATGATCAGATCGCCACTCCCCCAGACCGATTACATGACCTCCGGACACGTGGGCTGTCCCGGCTGCGGCGCCACGGTAGCCATGAAATTCGCCCTCCGCGCCCTGGGCGAAAAAACCATGATGGTGATTCCCGCCTGCTGCTGGGCCATCATCGCCGGTTCTCATCCTCAGTCCTCCCTCAAGGTCCCGATCCTGCACACCGCTTTTGCGACGGCCGGCGCAGCGGCCAGCGGTCTTCGGGCAGCGCTCGACATGAAAGGCGACACCGACACCGTCGTGGTGGCCTGGGCCGGCGACGGCGGCACCTTTGACATCGGTTTCCAGGCCCTCTCCGGTGCAGTGGAGCGCAACGAGGATTTCATCTATGTCTGTTACGACAATGAGGCCTATATGAACACCGGCGTCCAGCGCAGTTCGTCAACGCCCTTCGGGACGCGCACCACCACGACGCCCGGTTCGAACTGGAAGCAGACCCGGAAAAAAAATATCGTGGAGGCCCTGGCGGCCCACCGCATCCCTTACGCCGCAACCGCCAGTATCGCTTTTCCCGAAGACATGATCCGGAAATTCCAGCGAGCACGGATGCTCAAGGGCGGCAGCCGCTTCATCCATGTTTTCGCCACCTGTCCCACAGGGTGGCGGGTCCCCACCGATCAGTGCATCAAGATCGCCCGACTGGCGGTGCAGACCCGTATTTTTCCCCTTTACGAAGTGACTGACGGCATTCACTATACCCTCAATCAGGATGCCTCCCCCCGCCCGGTCAGGGATTATCTTCAGGTCCAAGGACGCTTCAGCCATTTATCCGAGGTCGATTACGATACAATTCAGGGGATGGTGGACGAAGACTGGATGCTGCTGAAGCGTAAAGTCGGGCCGTGGCCGTCTGAAACCGACATCTGA
- the yaaA gene encoding peroxide stress protein YaaA, with the protein MLMILSPAKTLDFETPPAAAGHSLPAFLDQSEILIKILRGYTPEGLAQLMGISPGLAELNHRRFACWSRPFSTENAKPAVLAFKGDVYEGLQADDFSDTAFQFAQNHLRILSGLYGLLRPLDLIQAYRLEMGTRVPTKRGKDLYRFWGNRITDALNEAVDDHDEKILVNLASNEYFKAVVQKGLSAGIVTPVFMDFKGGKYKVISFYAKKARGMMARFAIRNRIDKSTDLKTFRVAGYGFDPGLSSEDRWVFSRKSI; encoded by the coding sequence ATGCTGATGATACTGTCGCCTGCCAAAACGCTCGATTTCGAAACGCCGCCTGCGGCAGCGGGCCATTCGCTGCCGGCGTTTCTGGATCAGTCGGAAATCCTGATAAAAATCCTCAGGGGTTATACCCCGGAGGGCCTGGCCCAACTGATGGGGATCAGCCCCGGACTGGCAGAGTTGAACCATCGCCGTTTTGCCTGCTGGAGCCGCCCCTTTTCCACCGAAAACGCCAAGCCGGCTGTTCTGGCGTTTAAAGGCGACGTGTACGAGGGACTTCAGGCGGATGATTTTTCGGATACGGCGTTTCAATTTGCACAGAACCACCTCCGGATCCTTTCCGGTCTCTACGGCCTGCTCCGTCCCCTGGATCTCATCCAGGCCTACCGGCTGGAGATGGGAACCCGAGTGCCCACCAAAAGGGGAAAGGATCTCTATCGCTTCTGGGGTAATCGGATCACGGATGCCCTGAACGAGGCTGTCGACGACCACGACGAAAAGATTCTCGTCAACCTGGCATCCAACGAATATTTCAAGGCCGTCGTCCAAAAGGGTTTGTCCGCCGGGATCGTTACACCGGTCTTTATGGATTTCAAGGGCGGGAAATACAAGGTGATCAGCTTCTATGCCAAAAAGGCCCGGGGGATGATGGCGCGGTTCGCTATTCGAAACCGGATCGATAAATCCACTGATCTCAAAACCTTCCGGGTGGCGGGTTATGGGTTCGATCCGGGGCTCTCCTCTGAAGACCGGTGGGTCTTTTCCCGGAAGTCGATCTGA